Proteins found in one Mucilaginibacter gracilis genomic segment:
- a CDS encoding protein-L-isoaspartate(D-aspartate) O-methyltransferase encodes MAHKFIDNYREKGARKRLVELLIKKGIGDENVLQAIGKVPRHYFFDETFWNQAYKDIAFPIGEGQTISQPYTVAYQTELLHIRKGDKVLEIGTGCGYQCCILVELGADVYTIERQEKLYQRTKQVLPHIGYKANFFCGDGSKGIAKHAPYNKIIVTAGAPFVPEDLLKQLAIGGVLVIPVGDEQSQQMVTVLKINETDYEKIVLDTFRFVPLVGDRAW; translated from the coding sequence ATGGCTCATAAGTTTATTGATAATTACCGGGAAAAAGGTGCACGTAAAAGATTGGTTGAACTGCTAATTAAAAAAGGTATTGGCGATGAAAACGTATTGCAGGCCATAGGCAAAGTACCCCGCCATTATTTTTTTGATGAAACTTTTTGGAACCAGGCCTATAAAGATATTGCCTTCCCTATTGGCGAAGGGCAAACCATTTCGCAGCCTTATACTGTTGCATATCAAACCGAATTATTACACATCCGCAAGGGCGATAAGGTTTTAGAGATTGGCACCGGCTGCGGCTACCAATGCTGCATACTGGTTGAGCTTGGCGCCGATGTATATACCATTGAGCGGCAGGAAAAACTTTACCAACGCACCAAGCAGGTACTGCCCCATATTGGCTACAAAGCCAACTTTTTTTGTGGCGACGGCTCCAAGGGTATAGCCAAACACGCTCCGTACAATAAAATTATTGTAACTGCAGGCGCGCCCTTTGTTCCCGAAGATTTGTTGAAACAACTGGCCATTGGCGGTGTACTGGTTATCCCCGTGGGCGACGAACAATCGCAACAAATGGTTACCGTACTTAAAATTAACGAAACTGATTACGAAAAAATTGTATTAGATACCTTTAGGTTTGTACCCCTGGTGGGCGACAGGGCATGGTGA
- the smpB gene encoding SsrA-binding protein SmpB, which produces MSQDLYIKNKKAYFEYHVLDEYEAGIKLLGTEIKSIREGKANLNDAFCTFIGSQLYVRNLHIAEYSHGSFYNHEQKRDRVLLLHKKELKKLQTRSEEKGFTIVPLALFISPRGFAKLKIGLAQGKKTFDKRETLKERDSKIEMDRALKR; this is translated from the coding sequence ATGAGTCAGGATTTATACATTAAAAACAAAAAAGCCTATTTTGAATACCACGTACTTGACGAGTATGAGGCCGGGATTAAATTATTAGGTACCGAGATCAAATCAATCCGCGAAGGCAAAGCCAACCTTAACGATGCTTTTTGCACCTTTATAGGTAGCCAGCTTTATGTACGTAACCTGCACATAGCCGAATATTCGCACGGCTCGTTTTACAACCACGAGCAAAAGCGCGACAGGGTGCTGCTTCTCCACAAAAAAGAACTCAAAAAACTACAAACCCGCAGCGAAGAAAAAGGATTTACCATAGTGCCATTGGCTTTATTTATAAGTCCGCGTGGTTTTGCCAAACTTAAAATTGGCCTGGCCCAGGGCAAAAAAACCTTTGATAAACGCGAAACACTGAAAGAACGCGATAGCAAGATTGAGATGGATAGAGCGTTGAAGAGGTAG
- a CDS encoding ComEC/Rec2 family competence protein, with protein sequence MTAFNKAEIPVTLLLLPFLAGMGLAVAYPCNTFAVTLQIALGVLLLGFVVLNLGYQKFNLYKATWLGGVLIFALLLIAGMLGIETNRQINAPNHFSKNPSAYLIANINSEPKLNAGILRFTAKIEQAGDTDKLNTTTGNLLVLVKIDTAHQINLQYGDRLIVPGKFTPIEAPQNPAEFNYKAYLAHQNIYHQAFFIQQQVAVLQHGQGNPVIAYALKLRLNLVNKLKSAISDTDAVAIASTIILGYRADLRKEVQEAYAKTGTMHLLSVAGMHVGLVYLIITFVLSFLPYGKRSKVIKAIVSITLIWCYALITGFSPPVSRAVLMLTMVIIGFSFNRHINRLNVLAVSAFVLLLYNPFYVCDAGFQLSYIAVFGIIIIQPYVYKWVHVKNAIVREIWLVCSVSIAAQIILFPLAALYFHDFPVYFLLSNVFIIVPAFIIMCSGLLFLALPHIPAVSASLGWLLQKTIVVMSQTLQFLEHAPYASINKIWLSPAEFLLAYAIIIATFCFLVKRNKQWLKVSLLIALLLSISFSLKAYRAANTNSITFFSLRKNSGMLFRTGNSAFLLTDLNPQNKAYQYSIQPYLDSCRITNLQMAGTNVNCGNLLKQGNLIQFGNQKILILDSTFEGKTFTDKLNIDYIYLSSGTHVNLQYLKQNYTFKLLIAPGTNTNRLTSQLEQQALAEKVNFINLKRNKALILVSNNQTQKK encoded by the coding sequence ATGACAGCCTTTAACAAAGCAGAAATACCCGTAACCTTATTGCTATTGCCTTTTTTGGCAGGGATGGGCCTGGCTGTTGCATACCCCTGTAATACGTTTGCGGTTACACTGCAAATAGCTTTGGGTGTATTGTTGCTGGGGTTTGTTGTATTAAATCTCGGTTATCAAAAGTTCAATTTATATAAAGCAACCTGGCTTGGCGGTGTATTGATTTTTGCTTTGCTGTTAATTGCCGGTATGCTGGGTATTGAAACTAACCGGCAAATTAACGCGCCAAATCATTTTTCAAAAAACCCTTCGGCTTACCTTATTGCCAACATCAACAGCGAACCCAAACTTAACGCCGGAATTTTAAGGTTTACCGCTAAAATAGAACAAGCAGGCGATACCGATAAACTTAACACAACCACCGGTAATTTACTGGTTTTGGTAAAAATTGATACCGCGCATCAAATTAATTTGCAGTATGGCGACCGGCTGATTGTACCCGGCAAATTCACCCCCATTGAAGCCCCGCAAAACCCTGCCGAGTTTAACTATAAAGCTTACCTGGCGCATCAAAATATTTATCATCAGGCTTTTTTTATACAGCAACAGGTTGCAGTATTGCAGCATGGGCAAGGCAACCCTGTTATAGCATACGCCTTAAAGTTACGGCTCAACCTGGTTAACAAACTTAAAAGTGCAATAAGCGATACCGATGCCGTAGCCATAGCATCAACCATTATTTTAGGTTACCGGGCCGATTTACGCAAGGAAGTGCAGGAAGCCTATGCCAAAACAGGCACCATGCACCTGCTATCGGTAGCGGGTATGCACGTTGGTTTGGTTTATTTAATTATAACTTTTGTACTTAGCTTTTTGCCGTATGGTAAACGCAGTAAAGTTATTAAGGCTATTGTTTCTATTACCCTAATATGGTGTTATGCTTTAATTACCGGGTTTTCGCCGCCGGTTAGCCGGGCGGTGCTTATGCTTACTATGGTTATTATTGGCTTTAGTTTTAACCGCCACATTAACAGGCTTAATGTTTTGGCGGTATCGGCATTTGTATTGCTGCTCTATAATCCGTTTTATGTTTGCGATGCCGGCTTCCAGTTATCTTACATAGCCGTTTTTGGTATCATCATCATACAGCCCTACGTGTATAAATGGGTGCATGTTAAAAATGCGATAGTCCGCGAAATTTGGCTGGTATGTTCGGTTTCCATTGCCGCGCAAATTATTTTGTTCCCCCTAGCGGCACTCTATTTTCACGATTTCCCGGTTTACTTTTTGTTGAGCAATGTATTCATCATCGTACCTGCATTTATTATCATGTGTTCGGGATTGTTGTTTTTAGCCTTACCACATATACCCGCAGTTTCGGCATCATTAGGTTGGTTGTTACAAAAAACCATTGTTGTAATGAGCCAAACCCTGCAATTTTTAGAGCATGCGCCTTATGCCAGTATCAATAAAATTTGGTTGAGCCCTGCGGAGTTTTTATTAGCTTACGCGATTATAATTGCCACGTTTTGCTTTTTGGTAAAACGAAACAAGCAATGGCTGAAAGTAAGTTTATTGATAGCTTTATTATTATCAATCAGCTTTAGCTTAAAGGCTTACAGGGCGGCAAACACCAATAGCATCACCTTTTTTAGTTTGCGCAAAAACAGCGGTATGTTATTCCGCACAGGCAATTCGGCTTTTTTATTGACTGATTTGAACCCGCAGAATAAGGCTTACCAGTATTCAATACAGCCCTATCTGGATAGTTGCCGCATAACCAATTTACAAATGGCAGGTACAAATGTAAACTGTGGCAACTTACTTAAACAGGGCAACCTCATACAATTCGGAAATCAAAAAATACTGATATTGGACAGCACTTTTGAAGGAAAAACATTTACTGATAAATTAAATATTGATTATATTTACCTAAGCAGTGGTACGCATGTAAACTTGCAGTATTTAAAACAAAACTATACTTTTAAACTATTAATAGCCCCGGGCACAAATACTAACCGTTTAACCAGCCAGCTTGAACAACAGGCATTGGCCGAAAAGGTTAATTTTATAAACTTAAAACGTAACAAAGCACTTATATTGGTATCTAACAATCAAACTCAAAAAAAATAA